The Aliivibrio salmonicida LFI1238 genome contains the following window.
AATTTAGCCGTAATAATTTGAGCAAGTAAACTTGCGGTCGCAATCCCTTTAGGGATTGGTGACGCTGGCATTGGGGCTTGTTTAATGTCTACTGAAGTATTGTTTTTTTCACAATTTCGGCAAGCATATTTAGGACGAACATGTTGAATAACTTCCACTTTAGCTGGTACAAATTCCAACTTTTCACTGATGTCTTTACCCATCGCATGCATCTCTAGACCGCAACACTTACAAGTTTTATCTTTTATGTCGTGGATAATAACAGTACGCGGTAAGTCTTCAGGTAAGCGTTGGCGTTTTGGCTTTTGACGAGTGTAGGTAATCGTTTGTGTGTCATCATTTTCAATGATGATTTCTTCTTCTGTTTCATTGAATAAATCAAATTGAGTCGAGTCAGATTCACTGCTTTTACCAAAGCGCTGATGTTGAGCCAGTCGAAATTGCTCTAGAAGACGGTTATATTTATTTTCAAGCTGAAGCACAAGTGCTTTCAGCTCGTCAATGGTATCAGGAAGTGGTTTTATTTTATCAGTCATGTAGATGACTATATAACGATAATACAGGTAATCAATCGGTTGCCTCCTATTCTTGACTGAGAATCAACTATTTAAAGGGTTGTTTGATAATGTACCGGTTGATGTCCTAAGATATCAAAACCTTGTAATAGCAGTGTCAGTTGCTGCTCTGATAATGCTAACGTATCGTTATTTATATTTCGTGGCCATTTGAAGCGGTCTTCATCTAATCGCTTGTACCATAAAGCGAATCCTGTTTTATCCCAATACAATATTTTGAGTTTATCACGAGGCTTATTGCAAAATATAAATAGAGCATCACTAAACGGTGATAGTTGCATTTCTTGCTCAACAATCACGACAAGGCCATTAATGGCCTTGCGAAAATCGACAAAATCACGATGAAGATAAATGGTGGAAACATCAGTAAATACATTCATGATTGATACCCTTTTAATAAGAGTCCTATCCAGTGAGGTTCAGTATTAGCTGGCAATGTTAATCTTTTGTTTCCATCGTGCTTTACGTGCACTAAATGTCTTTGGCAGAATATTATGGTTACGACAAAATTCAGCGGCACTAAGCTTGCTAGATTGCTGAGATTCAAATAGAGCGTGCCATTGCTCTGGTGTTCTCTTTTTATCTTTTTGCATAATTACGTTCTCGTTAAATGAAAGATCGTAAGATACGCATAATGAATTTTATTTGTTAGGTGTAGTTCCCCGCACGCTTACTCTTATCCCCCTAAGTGGTGGGCATGAAATTCAAATACCACTCAATTATGTCTCTTCAGTTGGTTTGCATGAATATTGTTTTCCTGCTGTTTTGTATGGAGATGAAGCGATTACGTTAGGCTTTGAGCAAGTATTGTTACGAGTCTTAGAGCAACCGGCATTGGTTGGTATTATTTCTAAAGAACAGAAAGCGATCTTTTTAGAGCGGGTGACAGAGAGTTATACAAATACGTACGTTGGGGTGAGCAGAAGCCCTTATGCGGAGAGGTTATTTTCTCAATCACTTAATTTTCAGCAAGCAGAGCAAGGTTTACTTATCGGCCATTCATTCCATCCTGCGCCTAAAAGCAGAGAGCAATTTACGGATGAGGATGCAAAAATCTATTCACCAGAGCTTGGTGGACAATTTCAACTGTGTTGGTTAGCGGTAAATCAATCCATTCTTATCTCTGGTTCATCTGGAGAACAAACCGCTCAAGAGCGATTAGATGAATTAGTCTTTCAAGATCGCGCGTTATTCATCGATCTTAGTTGTGCGCTGAAAAAAGAAGAAACCGTCTTTCCTGTTCATCCATGGCAGTGGAAGGTTTTGCAAGAGAGAGGGGATATTCAGGCGTATTTAAATGAAGGCTTAATTCGAGAGCTAGGCGCTTTTGGCTCGACGTGGTATCCAACCTCATCGACGCGTTCTCTTTATTCTCCGTCACTTCCTTATATGCTTAAGTTTTCACTCAGCGTTAAGCTGACAAATTCAATTCGTAATTTATCTCTTAAAGAAGTGGTTCGTGGAACACGGTTAAATCAGTTATTTAATGACACCGACATAAGTAAAGAATTAGGCAATAAGCAAGGCTTTCAAGTGATGCAAGAGCCAAGTTATTTAGGGTTAATGACTAAAGAAGGGCAAGTGATAGACGAGAGTCTTGTGGCGTTTCGTGAAAATCCATTAAGTGCTAAGCCTGAAGAAGAAGCGGTAGTGCTGGCAACGTTAACTCAGCAGAATCCTTATGGTGGTGAAAGCCTATTAGCAAAAAGAATAAAGCAATACGCTGAGTCGAGTAAATTAAACTTATCGTTAGTTGCTCAGGAATGGTTCAGTGCGTATTGCCAATATGCAGTGGTGCCTTTGTTTACTCTTCAGGCGAATTACGGCGTTGTCTTTTTGGCTCATCAGCAGAATATTGTTATGCAGTTAAAAAAAGGGTTTCCTATTGGAATGTATTATCGAGATTGCCAAGGAACAGGGTATACGGATCTTGCATTTGAACGCTTTCCTGAAGCCCTAAATCAAACAAAGCAAGATATTGAAAACTATTGGAATGATGAGAAAGTTCGACGTTATTTTGCGTATTATTTAGTTATAAACTCGACCTTTAATGTGATCGCATCCATCGCGGCTTATTGTGACGTGAGCGAAAAAACATTAATGAAGGAGCTTCGTAAACAATTAGAAATATTGAGAGATAAGGGGGTTAACGATCCCCAGTGTTTAGATTATGTTTTAGACAGCGATGCCTTGTGTTGTAAAGGAAATTTCTACTGTTATTTACAGAACATGAATGAGAATTCAATTCTTGATCCTGCTGTGATCTACTTCGATTTACCTAATCCATTAGTTCATGTAAAGGATGCTATGAATGTTTAATTATACGACGTTAATTCTGAATCTCGATCTTAAGCCGACAATGAGTTTTACCTTGTCGACACAAGATATTGAAGAGCAATCGGTTATTACTCAATGCCTTCAAGAAATTGATCATGTATTCAGTCATCATAAAATGATTGATGTACTCCATATTGCCTCTGATGTTCCTGATGCGTTAGCTCAGTATTTACCGGCTATCTATCAATGTCATTTATCACGCCAAGGATTTTATCAATACACAAAGCCTTGGCATTTACACACGGCATCAACGTTATTTCCATTGATGGAAGTACAGTCGTTGCCGCAATATCGCCATCATCCTTTACGTCCTGAAACGCCAAAAGGCAAAGTATATCAACGCTATGATCATGATGCGGAGGTTGAGATTAGCTTTAGAGTGTTTGATATTGAAAAAGACATGGATCGTCTCACAACGTGGATGAATGATCCTAGAGTTGCTCATTTCTGGGAGCAAGCGTGGAGTAAAGAAAAACTGACGGATTTTGCTCAAGAACGTCTTAATGATGATCATATTATGCCATTAATCGGTGAGTTTAACGGCAAACCTTTTGGTTATGTCGAAGCGTATTGGGTCAGTGAAGACAGATTAAGTCCGTATTTTGATGTGCAACCGTACGATCGTGGTATTCACCTTTTAGTCGGCGAACCGGAGTTTCGAGGTGCGCATTATTTTAACTGTTGGATGAGAGCGATCAGCCATTATCTGTTTATTGATGATGCGAGAACTCAACGAATCGTATTAGAGCCAAGAGCGGATAATCAACGCTTATTTACTCGTATTCAAGAGGTGGGTTACCGCAAGTGTTTTGAATTTAATTTCCCTCATAAACGTTCGGCATTAATGATGCTTGAACGAGACGCCTTTTTTACGGAGCAATGGTAATGGATCAAATAGCATTGCATTCTCATTGGTCAAGTGCAAACCGTAAAATGGTGGCGAAACTAATCAGTGAATTAGCCTACGAGCAGGCGTTTAAGATTGAAGAGAATCCTACTGATTTGTCATTAACACTGATCGAAAATATTCATTACCATTTTTCAGGTAAACGCAATATTTGGGGACAAGTGGTGATAGAACCGAGTTCATTAATTCGTAAAGATGAAAATGGGTTGGATTCTGATATTTTAGCGACGCAATTTATGCGTGACGTTCAGAGCTTGATTGGCATGAGCGACGATGCGTTAGCTGAGCATTTTGAAGATTTGAACGCGACTTTATTGGGTGATTGCAAATTGGCCTTACGTAAAGAAAATTGGTCAGCCAAAGAGCTGGCGTTTTTGTCTTGCGAACAACAACAGCTTTTCTTTGATGGGCACCCAAAATTTGCGTTTAATAAAGGTCGCCGAGGTTGGGGGAGTGATGATCTTGCTTTGTATGCGCCAGAAGCAGATCGATCATTTCAACTTAATTGGGTTGCAGTGCATCATTCTATTTTAGAGAAAGCGACAAGTGAAGACGTGGATTGGAAGCAGTTGGTTCTTTCTGCGGTAAGTGACAATGAATTGCATAATATGGAGGCGGTATTATCGTCTTTTAATCTTGATATCAGTGACTATACTTTTGTGCCTGTTCACCCTTGGCAGTGGCATCAGAAGTTGTCGATTCTTTTTGTTCGAGAAATGGCGGAGAAAACCCTTATTTATTTAGGTGAGTTTGGCGATGAGTTCTTGCCTCAGTTGTCTATTCGTACACTCAGCAACATGACAAGACCGAACAGTTATGACATTAAATTGCCCTTAACCATTATGAATACCTCATGTTATCGAGGTATTCCTGGGCGTTATATATTAGCAGGGCCGATTGCCTCAGATTGGCTTGATTCTGTATTCAAAACAGACCCGTTATTTGTCGAGAAAAATGCCGAAATACTGCAAGAGCCGGCGGCTGGATTTGTCGCTCAAGCCGATTATAAATCCTTAATCAATGCCCCTTATCGCTATCATGAATTATTAGGTGTGATATGGCGAGAGTCCGCACAATCTAAACTTGCGACAAGTGAAACGGCGATATTAATGGCAGCGCTCATGGAATCGGATGTTGATGGTGTTCCTCTTATTTCTGAATACATCGCCGCCTCAAGGCTTTCGACAGAAGCGTGGCTTAATAAGTTATTTGATGCCGTAGTCATCCCTTTTTATCATTTGCTTTGTAAATATGGGGTGTCGCTAATTGCTCACGGACAAAATGTGACGTTAGTAATGGAAGATTCACACCCTAAACGTATTTTGTTAAAGGATTTTCAAGGAGATATGCGTTTAGTTGACCGTGATATTGCAGAGCAAGAAACGCTCAATGAAATGGTTAAAAATGTGACCGTTAAATTGCCTGAAGAGTTGATTATTCATGACTTACAAACAGGGCATTTTGTTACCGTGTTGCGTTTTATTTCGCCGTTGGTTGAAAAGCTAGGGCTACCTGAAATGGATTTTTATCAGTTACTCGCATTACGTATAAAAGCGTATATGCAAACGAACCCTGAATAAGTAGTTAATGATAAGTTTTCGAGAATGAAGATTTCGCCTTTACCATATATCCATATATCCATATGGTATTAAAATGAGTATTTTAACGTCAGTGTCTATATCATAATGAAAGCAGTTAATCCTTTAACAGACAATGAAAAAATAACCCTAAAAGAAGCGATCGCTAATCATCCAAAAAATAGAGTAAGAATACGAGCACATGCGATTATTCTCAGTGATAAAGGCTACTCTATTTTAGCGTTAACTGATATTTTAGACGCTAAATTTGAGACCATATCGTCATGGATAGACCATTGGGAAGCCTGTGGAATGCTCGGATTGTATGACGCTGTTCGTATAGGTAGAAAACCTATTTACACAGAAGCAGAAGTATATCGTTTGAAGTCATTGGTTGATGAAGAGCCACATCAACTTAAACGAGCACAAGCAATACTTGAAGAAGAAACAGGTAAAAAATCCAGCTTAGACACTATTAAACGAAATATAAAAAAAGTGATTACAGTTACAAAAGAGCCCGACACTCATTAAAGTTAAAGCGTGACGATATGAAATTCAATAATTTCAGTAATATATTGAATTCATTGATTGAAATGGAACGTACGAATAAATGTGAACTCTTTTATTTTGATGAGTCAGGCTTTAGTCAGAAATCTAATCTTCCTTATTGTTGGGGACCTATCGGTGTTCAATCGCTAAGGCCTGCTCATTCACACAGCAAACGGCTCAATGTTCTTGGCTTCTTAAGTAGACAAGGTAAATTGAGTTTTCAAACAACGGAAGGAAGAGTAACTACCGATACAGTAATTGATGCATTTGAGCACTTTATCAACGCACGAAAAAACGATAAGCCATGCTTTATTATCTTAGATAATGCCTCTTTTCATAGGTCAGCAAAATTTAAACAAAAATTGCATGAGTGGTTGATGAATGATGTATTAGTTTGTTATCTACCACCGTACTCTCCAGAGCTCAATATCATTGAGATATTGTGGAAGAAAGTAAAATATGAATGGTTACCATGTGAAGCGTTCAAAACGTTTGAAGACCTCAGTATTAACATCAAAAACATATTAAATTATTACGGCGAAAAATTCACAATAACTTTTGCGTGACTACTTACCAAGACCGATTTGAACGGTTAGATCTGTTTAAACCAAGGATCTTACGTATCGGCCTTAATTTAGCCAAGTTTAAACACAGTACGGATTCTAGCGCTTCTCGTATGCTTCCAGATATGGACGATAAAGTCGATAACCCGTTATACCTGGCTATTAATCAATAACAATAATATTAAATGGAGAATAATAATATGAACGTCAAATTGGATTTGGCAGGTATAGGCGTTGGTCCTTTTAACCTGAGTGTTGCGTCGCTTTTAGAACCAAAAACACAAATTAAAGCGACGTTTTTTGAAAGCCGATCGTCGTTTGCGTGGCATCCGGGTTTATTACTGGATAACACCAATATGCAAACGATGTATCTAAAAGACTTAGTCAGTGCGGTTTATCCTGAAAGTCCGTATTCCTTTCTGTCTTACTTGGTTAAAAACAAAAAGTTTTATCGTTTTTTATCGGCAGAATTAGGTTGTATTAGTCGTCATGAATTTTCAGATTATTTATCTTGGGTTGCACAACAACTGAGTAATGTTCAGTTTTCTACGACGGTGGAAAATATTGAATTTAATGGGGATGCGTTTGAGATACAAACCACAAACGGAGCCTATGAAGCTAAGAATTTGTGTATAGGCACAGGCAAAGTTCCTTTTGTGCCTGAATGTGCTATTCCTCATATTGGGCCTAAGGTATTTCATGCCGCTGAAATGGGATTAAGAGATCGCGATTTTACCGGTAAGCGGGTCATGATTGTAGGCGGCGGTCAAAGTGGTGCGGATATATTTTTAAATGTGTTACGTGAAAAATGGGGAAAAGTATCGTCACTAGATTGGGTATCACGTCGTTCTAATTTTCAACCATTAGATGAAGCGTCATTCACCAATGAGTTCTTTACGCCTGATTATGTTAACGCCTTTGTGCAATTGAACCCGCAAGTGAAGCATTCTGAAATTACGGCTCAAAAATTAACATCCGATGGCATTACGCAATTGGCGTTACTCGATATTTATCGTGAGTTGTACCATCGTTTTGATGTGATGAAAGAAGACAAATGGGTGCGTTTATTGCCTCACCGTACGATGAATGAATTACAGCAAATCGCGTCTGGATTTTCATTAAATATACATAATGCCTTAAGCCAACAAGCCGAAGTTCATCAAGCCGATATTGTGATTTTAGCGACTGGGTTTAAATCGCCTTACCCTGCATGTTTGAATTCAATTCTTCCTTTATTAGAGTTAGATGATCAAGGTCGTTATCAATTGACTCCTGATTTTGAATTGAAATGGAAAGGCAGTAACACAAATAAAATATTTGCTGTGAATGCCGGTATGCACAGTCATGGTATTGCAGAGCCTCAACTCAGTTTAATGGCGTGGCGAAGTGCCAGTATTATTAATCGATTATCAGAAGAAGAGTTATACGACATTCGATCGGGTGAAGGAATGATTGAATGGCTTTCAGCATCGACTATTAATGATCTTGTTGAAGTGTAGCTGAGTCATTAAACCGAGTGTTTTTTTATCAAAAATAAATAGTTGAATACGGATTTTTATCATTCGTATTTATTTAAGTGCACTGTAAATATAAAAAAGAGAACAGAAATGAACGCTAAAAAAGGGAATTATCCGCTCACATTGGTTGCTATCGCAGTGGCATCAGCAACGACGTTTGTTACGTTATCGGCTCAAGCTGAGGACTATTCTTCAACAGAAGAAACCATGGTGGTGGTGTCGAGCCGTACACCAAAGGCGATCAGTGAAATTCCAGGAACGGTTTGGTTTGTGGATTCAGAGCAAATCGAACAGGAATACCGTGGCGGTAAAACATTAGGCGAGATCTTATCTGCGACCATTCCATCTTTGGATGTGAGCAGTGGCGCAAGAACGAATTATGGTCAAAATTTACGTGGCCGTGCGATGTTGGTGATGATTGATGGGGTATCGCTTCAATCCTCTCGTCCTATTAGCCGTCAATTGGATTCGATAGACCCATTTAATATCGAACGAATTGAGGTTCTTTCTGGTTCAACATCTATTTACGGTGCTGGGGCGACGGGAGGGGTCATTAATATTATTACCAAGAAAGCAGACAGTGATGAGTTGCAATTTGAAAGTTACGTTGGTGGCTCTTCAGGATTGAATGGGGGCGATGACTTTGATTATAAAGTTGCACAATCTGTTTCTGGAGGAAGTGACAATGTATCCGCTCGTGTTTCTGCTGTTTATACCGAAACTCAAGGTTATTTTGATGCAGATGGCGACATTATTACGCCTGATATATCCCAAGGTTCTCTGCAATATAACAAAACTATCGATTTGCAAAGTACGGTTGGTGTAACGATATCAGACACCAAGAACATTAACTTCTTAGCGCAATACTATGACAGCCAACAAGACTCTCCTTATGGTTTATATATTGTGAATGGTGATTTTGTTGATGTAAGAAAAGGGTTTGAATCTGATCGTCAGCACGGTACAGAACGGATCATGTTAAGTGCGGCTTATAATGATTCTGCGTTTTTGGGTCAGCAACTAATGGTAGAAGCGTCGTATCGTAAAGAAGATCAAACTTATACCCCGTATTACCAAGGTGCATCACAACAAACGACGGACGTATTCTCGTTAAAAACCGCTCTAGCCAAGTCGTTTGGTAAAGTGAACTTGGTTTATGGTGTAGATGCTTATATGGATAAGTTTGACAGTAATCAGGCCTTATTTGATCCAACAATCGCAAATAATTCGGGTAACTTAGTGAATAAAACGTACGCTGAAGTTGGTCGTTACCCCGGGGTTGAGGTTGGTTCTGTTGCTGGTTTTATTCAAGCGGATTTCAATATCACAGACGATTGGTCTATTGAGGGGGGTTACCGCTATCAACACATGAATAATAAAGTCGATGATTTTGTTGATTATAAAATTCAAAAGAAAATTGCAGCAGGTAAAGGATCATCGGCTGATGCGGTTCCGGGTGGAGAAACCAGTTATTCTGTGGGTTTATTTAATCTTGGTACCATTTATAAACTGACTTCTGATTCACAAGTATGGGCGAATTTCTCTCAAGGCTTCGATCTTGCTGATCCGGCAAAGTATTACGGTCAAGGCAGTTATGGCGCCGCAGATGCGAATGGGCATTATGCGCTTCAAGACAGTATTAACGTATCTGATTCTAAGATGTCAGGGATAAAAACCAACAGCTATGAAATTGGATTTAGAACTGAGCAAGATGCGTTGAGTTTCCAAACTGCCGCGTATTATTCTCAATCGGACAAGTCGGTTAAATACAATAAAAATACGTTATTAATTGAAGATGTCGATAATAAGAAACGCGTATACGGGGCAGAAG
Protein-coding sequences here:
- the tnpB gene encoding IS66 family insertion sequence element accessory protein TnpB (TnpB, as the term is used for proteins encoded by IS66 family insertion elements, is considered an accessory protein, since TnpC, encoded by a neighboring gene, is a DDE family transposase.) translates to MNVFTDVSTIYLHRDFVDFRKAINGLVVIVEQEMQLSPFSDALFIFCNKPRDKLKILYWDKTGFALWYKRLDEDRFKWPRNINNDTLALSEQQLTLLLQGFDILGHQPVHYQTTL
- the tnpA gene encoding IS66 family insertion sequence element accessory protein TnpA, giving the protein MQKDKKRTPEQWHALFESQQSSKLSAAEFCRNHNILPKTFSARKARWKQKINIAS
- a CDS encoding TonB-dependent receptor is translated as MNAKKGNYPLTLVAIAVASATTFVTLSAQAEDYSSTEETMVVVSSRTPKAISEIPGTVWFVDSEQIEQEYRGGKTLGEILSATIPSLDVSSGARTNYGQNLRGRAMLVMIDGVSLQSSRPISRQLDSIDPFNIERIEVLSGSTSIYGAGATGGVINIITKKADSDELQFESYVGGSSGLNGGDDFDYKVAQSVSGGSDNVSARVSAVYTETQGYFDADGDIITPDISQGSLQYNKTIDLQSTVGVTISDTKNINFLAQYYDSQQDSPYGLYIVNGDFVDVRKGFESDRQHGTERIMLSAAYNDSAFLGQQLMVEASYRKEDQTYTPYYQGASQQTTDVFSLKTALAKSFGKVNLVYGVDAYMDKFDSNQALFDPTIANNSGNLVNKTYAEVGRYPGVEVGSVAGFIQADFNITDDWSIEGGYRYQHMNNKVDDFVDYKIQKKIAAGKGSSADAVPGGETSYSVGLFNLGTIYKLTSDSQVWANFSQGFDLADPAKYYGQGSYGAADANGHYALQDSINVSDSKMSGIKTNSYEIGFRTEQDALSFQTAAYYSQSDKSVKYNKNTLLIEDVDNKKRVYGAEALVSYWVMDNLQVGASGHYVISELQTDGKWDDLSAGEASTSKANSWIGWYESDLALKVQSQTMFDYEDAKDNKLSGYTVLDLVGSYELPVGSLGFGIQNLLNNDYTTAWGQRAQILYSSHYDAAAYDYKGRGRTYTLNYQVKY
- a CDS encoding IucA/IucC family protein, with the translated sequence MLGVVPRTLTLIPLSGGHEIQIPLNYVSSVGLHEYCFPAVLYGDEAITLGFEQVLLRVLEQPALVGIISKEQKAIFLERVTESYTNTYVGVSRSPYAERLFSQSLNFQQAEQGLLIGHSFHPAPKSREQFTDEDAKIYSPELGGQFQLCWLAVNQSILISGSSGEQTAQERLDELVFQDRALFIDLSCALKKEETVFPVHPWQWKVLQERGDIQAYLNEGLIRELGAFGSTWYPTSSTRSLYSPSLPYMLKFSLSVKLTNSIRNLSLKEVVRGTRLNQLFNDTDISKELGNKQGFQVMQEPSYLGLMTKEGQVIDESLVAFRENPLSAKPEEEAVVLATLTQQNPYGGESLLAKRIKQYAESSKLNLSLVAQEWFSAYCQYAVVPLFTLQANYGVVFLAHQQNIVMQLKKGFPIGMYYRDCQGTGYTDLAFERFPEALNQTKQDIENYWNDEKVRRYFAYYLVINSTFNVIASIAAYCDVSEKTLMKELRKQLEILRDKGVNDPQCLDYVLDSDALCCKGNFYCYLQNMNENSILDPAVIYFDLPNPLVHVKDAMNV
- a CDS encoding GNAT family N-acetyltransferase — protein: MFNYTTLILNLDLKPTMSFTLSTQDIEEQSVITQCLQEIDHVFSHHKMIDVLHIASDVPDALAQYLPAIYQCHLSRQGFYQYTKPWHLHTASTLFPLMEVQSLPQYRHHPLRPETPKGKVYQRYDHDAEVEISFRVFDIEKDMDRLTTWMNDPRVAHFWEQAWSKEKLTDFAQERLNDDHIMPLIGEFNGKPFGYVEAYWVSEDRLSPYFDVQPYDRGIHLLVGEPEFRGAHYFNCWMRAISHYLFIDDARTQRIVLEPRADNQRLFTRIQEVGYRKCFEFNFPHKRSALMMLERDAFFTEQW
- a CDS encoding IucA/IucC family protein, giving the protein MDQIALHSHWSSANRKMVAKLISELAYEQAFKIEENPTDLSLTLIENIHYHFSGKRNIWGQVVIEPSSLIRKDENGLDSDILATQFMRDVQSLIGMSDDALAEHFEDLNATLLGDCKLALRKENWSAKELAFLSCEQQQLFFDGHPKFAFNKGRRGWGSDDLALYAPEADRSFQLNWVAVHHSILEKATSEDVDWKQLVLSAVSDNELHNMEAVLSSFNLDISDYTFVPVHPWQWHQKLSILFVREMAEKTLIYLGEFGDEFLPQLSIRTLSNMTRPNSYDIKLPLTIMNTSCYRGIPGRYILAGPIASDWLDSVFKTDPLFVEKNAEILQEPAAGFVAQADYKSLINAPYRYHELLGVIWRESAQSKLATSETAILMAALMESDVDGVPLISEYIAASRLSTEAWLNKLFDAVVIPFYHLLCKYGVSLIAHGQNVTLVMEDSHPKRILLKDFQGDMRLVDRDIAEQETLNEMVKNVTVKLPEELIIHDLQTGHFVTVLRFISPLVEKLGLPEMDFYQLLALRIKAYMQTNPE
- a CDS encoding IS630-like element ISVsa8 family transposase (programmed frameshift); the encoded protein is MKAVNPLTDNEKITLKEAIANHPKNRVRIRAHAIILSDKGYSILALTDILDAKFETISSWIDHWEACGMLGLYDAVRIGRKPIYTEAEVYRLKSLVDEEPHQLKRAQAILEEETGKKSSLDTIKRNNKKSDYSYKRARHSLKLKRDDMKFNNFSNILNSLIEMERTNKCELFYFDESGFSQKSNLPYCWGPIGVQSLRPAHSHSKRLNVLGFLSRQGKLSFQTTEGRVTTDTVIDAFEHFINARKNDKPCFIILDNASFHRSAKFKQKLHEWLMNDVLVCYLPPYSPELNIIEILWKKVKYEWLPCEAFKTFEDLSINIKNILNYYGEKFTITFA
- a CDS encoding lysine N(6)-hydroxylase/L-ornithine N(5)-oxygenase family protein, giving the protein MENNNMNVKLDLAGIGVGPFNLSVASLLEPKTQIKATFFESRSSFAWHPGLLLDNTNMQTMYLKDLVSAVYPESPYSFLSYLVKNKKFYRFLSAELGCISRHEFSDYLSWVAQQLSNVQFSTTVENIEFNGDAFEIQTTNGAYEAKNLCIGTGKVPFVPECAIPHIGPKVFHAAEMGLRDRDFTGKRVMIVGGGQSGADIFLNVLREKWGKVSSLDWVSRRSNFQPLDEASFTNEFFTPDYVNAFVQLNPQVKHSEITAQKLTSDGITQLALLDIYRELYHRFDVMKEDKWVRLLPHRTMNELQQIASGFSLNIHNALSQQAEVHQADIVILATGFKSPYPACLNSILPLLELDDQGRYQLTPDFELKWKGSNTNKIFAVNAGMHSHGIAEPQLSLMAWRSASIINRLSEEELYDIRSGEGMIEWLSASTINDLVEV